In the Streptomyces sp. f51 genome, one interval contains:
- a CDS encoding transposase, with protein MATKPGTRARASVSAFTQELFGRLPRADQRRWAHAYMEGLLSTPGKKSVRRLAASVSDSCTAPQSLHQFINASPWAWEPVRAELARWVQQHTAPRAWTIGLAVVPKRGDRSCGVHRRFVPQAGRTLNCQVGVGAFLSTDTENVPVDWRLLLPDPWTNDPVLRRRARIPESTGPRSAEAQTLDLIESLPAGGQLAEVPVVADLEGYADSGEIVRELISRGRHFVVAVPAALPVLATPARQIRANATTHTTTSMGLKTSMPPTNSTTPAGPSVLTARQVLTRRDAAPPHLVTVRTRRGEERTAEILTGLVRLPDGKAGAVRPSASAGHPPAFRVFAERDPNTRRPGRTWITSLVSRPAGELLELAALHANTADTVRQLEDDFGLRAFEGRSYPGWHHHMTLVSAAFAYSSLTTTRRGATS; from the coding sequence ATGGCGACGAAGCCGGGCACGCGGGCACGGGCATCGGTCTCCGCGTTCACGCAGGAGCTCTTCGGGCGGCTGCCCCGAGCCGACCAACGGCGGTGGGCGCACGCCTACATGGAGGGACTCCTGAGCACGCCGGGCAAGAAGAGCGTGCGGCGCCTCGCGGCGTCCGTGTCGGACTCGTGCACGGCCCCCCAGTCCCTGCACCAGTTCATCAACGCCAGCCCCTGGGCGTGGGAGCCGGTACGCGCCGAGCTGGCCCGGTGGGTCCAGCAGCACACCGCGCCCCGCGCCTGGACCATCGGCCTGGCCGTGGTCCCCAAACGGGGCGACCGGTCCTGCGGCGTGCACCGCCGGTTCGTTCCCCAGGCCGGCCGCACCCTCAACTGCCAGGTCGGCGTGGGCGCCTTCCTGTCCACGGACACCGAGAACGTACCCGTCGACTGGCGTCTGCTGCTGCCCGACCCGTGGACCAACGACCCGGTGTTGCGCAGAAGGGCCCGCATACCCGAGAGCACCGGACCCCGTAGCGCCGAGGCGCAGACCCTCGATCTGATCGAGAGCCTGCCGGCGGGCGGGCAGCTCGCCGAGGTGCCCGTGGTCGCGGACCTGGAGGGTTACGCGGACAGCGGGGAGATCGTGCGCGAACTGATCTCCCGGGGACGCCACTTCGTCGTCGCCGTGCCCGCGGCCCTGCCGGTGCTGGCGACCCCGGCCCGTCAAATCCGCGCCAACGCAACGACACACACCACAACCTCGATGGGCCTGAAGACCAGCATGCCTCCGACGAACTCGACGACCCCCGCGGGTCCGAGCGTCCTGACGGCCCGGCAGGTCCTCACCCGCCGCGATGCCGCGCCGCCGCACCTCGTGACCGTACGGACGCGGCGGGGCGAGGAACGCACGGCGGAGATCCTGACCGGCCTGGTCCGGCTGCCGGACGGCAAGGCGGGCGCAGTACGCCCGTCGGCCTCCGCCGGACACCCGCCCGCCTTCCGCGTGTTCGCCGAACGGGACCCGAACACCCGCCGCCCGGGACGGACATGGATCACCAGTCTGGTCAGCCGGCCCGCCGGCGAACTGCTCGAACTCGCGGCCCTGCACGCCAACACCGCTGACACCGTGCGGCAGTTGGAGGACGACTTCGGTCTGCGCGCCTTCGAGGGCCGCTCCTACCCCGGATGGCATCACCACATGACGCTGGTCTCCGCCGCCTTCGCCTACAGCAGTCTCACCACCACACGAAGGGGCGCCACCTCATGA
- a CDS encoding MFS transporter has translation MTLPKAFWLLWCGQTVSRLGILAPAFLILFLQQDHLADSGTTPVMVGLFGAGILASGLVGGAVADLIGPRRTIIAAQPLAAATALLFLVTTDVYVLGLLCLATGFLSAVDRPAGAGLIAKIVPPEQFSKAYSLFLVGFNVGMSLSPVISGFLLSFYPPALFLVWAAGSALYALLVCALPPDEPRPEQHDRSTTSALRRAARSVTEPYRSPVLVAYLALVFLLACVYLQVNSALPLDMRRSGLSPKDIGIVLAINAVLSIALLPLVPRAVKKMGDETPLVLAAALMAVGFGLNALANDTALFTAATVIWTLGEVLWAPMSATFIAVRAPEGRVSTYQGSYFFAWNAAFVIGGPVGITVANAYGYPSLWICLLLLGLTAAAGFKSLPRFRGFATTTAGTAQPPAPAETPDAYAAPK, from the coding sequence ATGACGCTTCCCAAGGCGTTCTGGCTGCTCTGGTGCGGGCAGACCGTCAGCCGGCTGGGCATCCTCGCCCCGGCCTTCCTGATCCTCTTCCTCCAGCAGGACCACCTCGCCGACTCCGGCACCACGCCCGTCATGGTCGGCCTGTTCGGGGCCGGCATCCTCGCCTCCGGGCTGGTGGGCGGCGCGGTGGCCGACCTGATCGGGCCGCGGCGCACGATCATCGCCGCCCAGCCGCTCGCGGCCGCGACGGCCCTGCTGTTCCTCGTGACCACCGACGTGTACGTACTCGGGCTGCTCTGCCTCGCGACCGGATTCCTGTCCGCGGTGGACCGGCCGGCCGGCGCCGGACTGATCGCCAAGATCGTCCCGCCGGAGCAGTTCTCGAAGGCCTACAGCCTCTTCCTCGTCGGGTTCAACGTGGGCATGTCGCTGAGCCCGGTCATCTCCGGATTCCTGCTCTCGTTCTACCCGCCCGCCCTGTTCCTCGTCTGGGCCGCGGGCAGCGCCCTCTACGCACTCCTGGTCTGCGCCCTGCCCCCCGACGAGCCACGCCCCGAGCAGCACGACCGGAGCACGACCTCGGCGCTGCGCCGCGCGGCCCGCAGCGTCACCGAGCCCTACCGCTCCCCCGTCCTGGTCGCCTACCTCGCCCTCGTCTTCCTGCTGGCCTGCGTCTATCTCCAGGTCAACTCGGCCCTGCCGCTGGACATGCGCCGCTCGGGACTGAGTCCGAAGGACATCGGCATCGTGCTGGCCATCAACGCGGTGCTCTCCATCGCCCTGCTCCCCCTGGTCCCCAGGGCGGTCAAGAAGATGGGCGACGAGACACCCCTGGTCCTGGCGGCCGCGCTGATGGCCGTCGGCTTCGGCCTCAACGCGCTGGCGAACGACACCGCACTGTTCACCGCGGCGACGGTCATCTGGACGCTCGGCGAGGTCCTGTGGGCGCCCATGTCGGCGACGTTCATCGCGGTCCGGGCCCCAGAGGGACGCGTCAGCACCTACCAGGGCTCCTACTTCTTCGCCTGGAACGCCGCGTTCGTCATCGGCGGCCCCGTCGGGATCACCGTGGCGAACGCCTACGGATATCCGTCCCTGTGGATCTGCCTGCTGCTCCTCGGCCTCACCGCCGCCGCCGGCTTCAAGTCCCTGCCCCGCTTCCGCGGCTTCGCCACCACGACCGCCGGCACGGCACAGCCCCCGGCGCCCGCCGAGACACCCGACGCCTACGCGGCACCGAAGTAA